A genomic stretch from Nocardia wallacei includes:
- a CDS encoding type I polyketide synthase — protein sequence MADHENSGPNGSIAIVGMDCRFPGADDPDGYWQILSEGRHVSYGLPTERGWDLRSVYNEDPAVEGSTYIQRGGFLPNIGDFDASLFGIGPREATTMDPQQRMLLESSWLALERARLSPRSLSEVRSGVYVGATDSYYGLAGSRIPGLERHLLMGTMLSATSGRIAYSLGLNGPAITVDTACSSALVAVHLAIRALRSGECDVTIVGSATAISDPSMLARYSRHRVLSVDGYSRGFSADGNGFAPAEGVASLVLMPLEQAQSLGKPVLAVIRGSAVNEDGASSTLQAPNGRAQQAVIAAALGDAGLLPQHINAIEAHGPGTPLGDATEAATLRTSYAQHHRADDPLWVGSVKSNIGHTLAAAGLAGLIKMVLALQHERLPATLHVENPIGGVDWSAGGMRLLHRSRSWPRTAAPRRAGILSYGITGTNAHVIIEEAPEPAAVRHRPAPRREPAVRQHISMLPLYAASPSALVAQAATLAAHMRRHGDLTAEDLSWSLGTTRSALTYRAVVTGDGKDELVARLDAFAAAAIPDPDGVAVGKVRHGPGPVFVFPGQGSQWVGMGVRLLSDSPVFARSMARCAEALRPYSTFDILEVLRGERSAPVERAEVIQPLLFAMYVSLAELWQCLGITPAAVIGHSQGEIAAAQVAGALTLDEAARVVALRSAALRAVDRRGAMASVVAPAERARELLGPWTDRLDVAVVNGPSATVVAGDAEAMPEFLRHCEQLGVESRLLPVDYASHSEHMETLRARIHTDLAGITPRAARLPIISSTTGEVLDPADLDASYWFENLRRTVHFDKAIRCALTAGYRQFVEVSPHPVLTGAITEIAAAVDIDAGVTGTLHRDRGGAADFLAAVADAHAQGADVDWAALYPGAREVDLPTYSLQRQTYWLPTTTGTSRRMRDGSFDPADHPLITATTDLADGSVVCLGRLDPTEHAWLADHKVFDRIIVPATVTVEILAWCACRAGGNGVQDLVLTSPLPLTDTAVDLQVMCAPPGEDGSRRITLHSREHTDKGPWRCHGEATTTIDAAATEPGAGATGQAWPPQDSRRISVDDCYRALRDRGYGYGSAFQNLTAAWSADATLYVEVRPAQRQRARAEGFAVHPALVDSILHALLLTGTDQDTVLPYAIGSARILPRRTDELRATITPAGPDRYHVRATDRDGNPVADFRDLLLRPVTKHGLRSMLATAARHAFRIRWQPVDLDTRSAADGARWAIVGSHRDLPGADVHPDACSLSRALRNGRGVPEVVLLDLRCPTRVSELPGRIALRERLSRLLADARMLLSDDLLRDSLIVCLTRRAYSASFAEGAPDTIGAACAGMMRSVLSENPGRLRLIDLDIGPLERRLLIAAIATDHPQIALRGSGAFVPRLAPASDGLLRPPAVEQPWRLVPGGDKTLAGLMTAPAPDLTVPLEPGQVRIRVLATGVNFRDPLVALGMLDEAALGFEVVGTVVEVGARVTDVALGTRVAAVVLHAGARPGGYGPVVVIDRRALFTVPAHWSHAQAAGVPIVFLTAYHALVELAEVQPGTRVLIHSAAGGVGMAAVQIATMLGAEIYATASLSKQGIVEAMGIARECIADSRTLDFEQRFTDVTDGTGVDVVLGSLAGEAVDASLRLLRPGGIYLEMGRTDLRDPATATAGYPEVSYESVNIAELPMSRVEIILDHLWCMFADGLLSPLPVQTWSIGHARDVLRHLSQGHSTGKFVLTQPAALDPEETVLITGGTGSLGRLLARHLVTAHDCRHLVLLGRQGDRSPEGRKLADELRETGAEITLAACDVSDRAELSSVIRSIPSRHPLGAVVHAAGILDDCLFTDLTPDRLQAVLSPKAFGARHLHELTAEMNLRAFVMFSSIANVVGTAGQASYAAANAFLDALAHHRHSIGLPATSIAWGLWRQSSALTSHLDDTDRARLARHGIAPLDTADALAIFDMALELDEPLLAATAPAPADPATPFAAVLGELPRQRTPAPAGNGSGPGPQDLPRPELRGLSPSERVKALTALIRTHAALVLGHRDPDALATDRTFRDAGFDSLSNVELRTRLSSATGVRLTVAGILDHPTPTRLAVYINEVLDHANR from the coding sequence ATGGCTGACCACGAAAACTCCGGGCCGAACGGATCGATAGCGATCGTAGGCATGGACTGTCGTTTCCCCGGTGCCGACGATCCGGATGGATACTGGCAGATTCTTTCCGAGGGACGACATGTCTCCTACGGTCTTCCCACGGAACGTGGCTGGGACCTTCGCAGTGTGTACAACGAGGACCCGGCCGTCGAGGGATCCACGTATATCCAGCGAGGCGGCTTCCTGCCGAACATCGGCGACTTCGATGCGAGTTTGTTCGGGATCGGGCCGCGTGAGGCCACCACGATGGATCCGCAACAACGGATGCTGCTGGAAAGTTCTTGGCTGGCACTGGAACGGGCGCGCCTGAGTCCGCGCTCGCTGAGCGAGGTCCGCTCGGGCGTCTACGTGGGGGCGACCGACAGCTATTACGGTCTGGCCGGTTCGAGAATTCCGGGGCTGGAACGGCATCTGCTGATGGGCACGATGCTGAGCGCGACCTCCGGCAGGATCGCCTATTCGCTGGGCCTCAACGGCCCCGCCATCACCGTGGATACGGCCTGCTCGTCCGCCCTGGTGGCCGTGCATCTGGCGATTCGAGCACTCCGGTCCGGCGAGTGCGATGTGACGATCGTCGGCAGTGCTACCGCGATCTCCGATCCATCGATGCTGGCACGATACTCGCGGCACCGGGTGCTGTCCGTGGACGGCTACTCCCGCGGATTCTCCGCGGACGGCAACGGATTCGCGCCGGCGGAAGGCGTCGCGTCGTTGGTCCTGATGCCGTTGGAACAGGCTCAATCCCTCGGCAAGCCCGTGCTGGCGGTGATCCGCGGCAGCGCGGTCAACGAGGACGGGGCGAGTTCCACTCTGCAGGCACCGAACGGGCGTGCCCAGCAGGCCGTGATCGCCGCCGCGCTCGGCGACGCCGGTTTGCTTCCCCAGCACATCAACGCGATCGAAGCACACGGCCCCGGCACTCCGCTCGGTGACGCGACCGAGGCCGCCACGCTGCGGACCAGCTACGCACAGCACCACCGGGCGGACGACCCCCTGTGGGTGGGTTCGGTGAAATCGAACATCGGCCACACGCTGGCCGCGGCCGGACTCGCGGGCCTGATCAAAATGGTGCTGGCGCTACAGCACGAGCGATTGCCCGCCACGCTGCACGTCGAGAACCCGATCGGGGGTGTGGACTGGTCGGCGGGGGGTATGCGGCTGCTACATCGGTCTCGTTCCTGGCCACGAACCGCAGCGCCGCGTCGCGCCGGCATCCTGTCGTACGGGATCACCGGCACCAATGCCCACGTCATCATCGAAGAGGCGCCCGAACCCGCCGCCGTCCGGCATCGGCCCGCGCCTCGGCGCGAACCCGCTGTGCGGCAGCATATTTCGATGTTGCCGCTCTACGCGGCGTCGCCGTCGGCACTCGTCGCCCAGGCTGCCACGCTGGCCGCGCACATGCGGCGCCACGGGGACCTCACCGCGGAGGATCTGAGCTGGTCGCTGGGCACCACGCGCAGCGCGCTGACGTATCGAGCGGTTGTCACCGGGGACGGGAAAGACGAATTGGTGGCCCGGCTGGACGCCTTCGCCGCGGCGGCGATACCGGACCCGGACGGTGTTGCCGTGGGGAAGGTGCGGCACGGTCCGGGTCCGGTCTTCGTCTTTCCCGGCCAGGGGTCGCAGTGGGTCGGGATGGGCGTCCGGTTGCTTTCCGACTCACCGGTTTTCGCTCGATCGATGGCACGCTGCGCCGAGGCCCTGCGGCCCTACTCGACCTTCGACATCCTGGAGGTGTTGCGCGGGGAACGGAGCGCACCGGTCGAGCGGGCCGAGGTGATCCAGCCGCTGCTGTTCGCGATGTACGTGTCGCTGGCCGAGTTGTGGCAGTGTCTCGGAATCACTCCCGCCGCCGTCATCGGGCACAGTCAAGGCGAGATCGCCGCGGCTCAGGTAGCCGGCGCCCTCACACTCGACGAGGCCGCCCGGGTGGTGGCGCTGCGCAGCGCCGCGCTGCGGGCAGTCGACCGGCGGGGCGCCATGGCGTCTGTGGTGGCGCCCGCCGAGCGCGCGCGAGAATTACTGGGCCCGTGGACCGACCGGCTCGACGTGGCGGTGGTCAACGGGCCGTCGGCCACGGTGGTCGCGGGCGATGCGGAAGCGATGCCGGAGTTTCTGCGGCACTGTGAACAACTCGGTGTCGAAAGTCGCCTGCTGCCGGTCGATTACGCGTCACACAGCGAACACATGGAGACGCTGCGCGCTCGGATACACACCGACCTCGCGGGCATCACACCGCGTGCGGCCCGGCTGCCCATCATCTCCTCGACCACCGGCGAGGTGCTCGATCCGGCCGACCTGGATGCCTCGTACTGGTTCGAGAACCTGCGCCGCACAGTTCATTTCGACAAGGCGATCCGCTGTGCGCTGACCGCGGGATACCGGCAGTTCGTCGAGGTATCGCCACACCCCGTACTGACCGGCGCCATCACCGAAATCGCCGCCGCGGTGGACATCGACGCCGGGGTCACCGGCACACTGCACCGCGACCGAGGCGGAGCGGCGGACTTTCTCGCCGCCGTGGCCGACGCACACGCGCAGGGCGCCGATGTGGATTGGGCGGCACTGTATCCCGGTGCGCGCGAGGTCGATCTGCCCACGTATTCGCTACAGCGCCAGACCTATTGGCTACCCACGACGACCGGCACCTCACGGAGGATGCGAGACGGATCATTCGATCCCGCGGACCACCCGCTGATCACCGCCACCACCGACCTCGCCGATGGCAGCGTGGTATGCCTCGGCCGGCTCGACCCCACAGAGCACGCGTGGCTGGCGGACCACAAGGTATTCGACCGGATCATCGTGCCGGCCACCGTGACGGTCGAGATTCTCGCCTGGTGCGCTTGCCGGGCGGGCGGAAACGGCGTACAGGATCTGGTCCTGACCTCTCCGCTCCCGCTGACCGATACCGCAGTCGACCTGCAGGTGATGTGCGCCCCGCCGGGCGAGGACGGCAGCCGACGGATAACCCTGCACTCCCGCGAGCACACGGACAAAGGGCCGTGGCGCTGCCATGGCGAGGCGACCACAACCATCGACGCCGCCGCCACTGAGCCCGGAGCCGGCGCAACGGGCCAGGCGTGGCCCCCGCAAGACAGTCGCCGCATCTCCGTGGACGATTGCTACCGCGCCCTGCGCGACCGGGGCTATGGCTACGGTTCGGCCTTCCAGAACCTGACGGCCGCGTGGAGCGCAGACGCCACGCTGTACGTCGAAGTCCGTCCAGCGCAACGACAGCGCGCCCGCGCCGAGGGCTTCGCCGTGCATCCGGCTCTGGTCGACTCGATCCTGCACGCTCTACTGCTGACCGGAACCGATCAGGACACCGTCCTGCCGTACGCCATCGGATCCGCGCGAATACTGCCGCGGCGGACCGACGAGCTGCGCGCCACGATCACCCCGGCCGGACCGGACCGTTACCACGTTCGGGCGACCGATCGCGACGGAAACCCCGTCGCGGACTTCCGGGATCTGCTGCTGCGTCCGGTGACCAAACACGGGTTGCGCAGCATGCTCGCGACCGCCGCCCGCCATGCGTTCCGAATCCGTTGGCAGCCGGTGGATTTGGACACGCGCAGCGCAGCGGATGGTGCACGGTGGGCGATTGTCGGCTCGCACCGCGACCTTCCCGGGGCGGATGTCCACCCCGATGCCTGTTCGTTGTCCCGCGCGCTGCGCAACGGGCGAGGCGTACCGGAGGTCGTTCTACTCGATCTTCGTTGCCCTACTCGCGTGAGCGAGTTGCCGGGCCGGATCGCCCTGCGCGAACGTCTTTCCCGTCTGCTGGCCGACGCGCGAATGCTGCTGTCCGACGACCTGCTCCGAGATTCGCTCATCGTCTGCCTCACTCGCCGCGCCTACAGCGCGAGCTTCGCCGAGGGCGCGCCGGACACGATCGGAGCGGCATGCGCGGGCATGATGCGTTCGGTCCTGAGCGAGAATCCGGGCCGGCTGCGATTGATCGATCTCGACATCGGCCCGCTCGAGCGCCGGTTGCTGATCGCCGCGATCGCCACCGACCATCCGCAGATCGCGCTGCGCGGGTCCGGCGCGTTCGTCCCGCGGCTCGCTCCGGCGTCCGACGGCCTACTCCGGCCCCCTGCCGTCGAGCAGCCCTGGCGGCTGGTACCGGGCGGGGACAAGACCTTGGCCGGTCTCATGACCGCACCGGCGCCCGACCTCACCGTGCCGCTCGAGCCGGGCCAGGTGCGCATCCGCGTGCTCGCCACCGGAGTGAACTTCCGTGATCCGCTCGTCGCGCTGGGCATGCTCGACGAAGCCGCGCTCGGTTTCGAGGTGGTCGGGACGGTGGTGGAGGTCGGCGCGCGGGTCACCGACGTAGCGCTCGGCACACGGGTCGCCGCGGTCGTGCTCCACGCCGGCGCGCGGCCTGGAGGCTATGGACCCGTCGTGGTCATCGACCGGCGTGCCCTGTTCACCGTGCCCGCGCACTGGAGCCACGCCCAGGCGGCGGGCGTGCCCATCGTCTTCCTCACGGCCTACCACGCGCTCGTCGAGCTCGCCGAGGTCCAACCGGGCACGCGGGTGCTGATCCACTCGGCGGCGGGAGGCGTGGGCATGGCCGCCGTCCAGATCGCCACCATGCTCGGAGCGGAGATCTACGCCACCGCAAGCCTTTCCAAGCAGGGGATCGTCGAGGCGATGGGGATCGCGCGCGAATGCATCGCCGACTCCCGCACCCTCGACTTCGAGCAGCGGTTCACCGATGTCACCGACGGCACCGGCGTCGATGTCGTCCTCGGCAGCCTGGCAGGTGAGGCGGTGGATGCTTCGCTGCGGCTGCTCCGGCCCGGCGGGATCTACCTCGAGATGGGCCGGACCGACCTCAGAGATCCTGCTACCGCCACCGCCGGATATCCCGAAGTCAGCTACGAGAGCGTCAATATCGCGGAACTTCCGATGTCCCGGGTCGAGATCATCCTCGACCATCTGTGGTGCATGTTCGCCGACGGTCTGCTGAGCCCGCTGCCCGTGCAAACCTGGAGCATCGGTCATGCGCGGGACGTACTGCGACACCTCAGTCAGGGGCACAGCACAGGCAAATTCGTGCTGACCCAGCCCGCCGCGCTCGATCCCGAAGAGACCGTTCTGATCACCGGCGGCACGGGCAGTCTGGGTCGGCTGCTCGCGCGTCATCTCGTCACCGCGCACGATTGCCGCCATCTCGTCCTGCTCGGTCGTCAGGGCGATCGGTCGCCCGAGGGCCGGAAACTGGCAGACGAACTTCGTGAAACGGGCGCGGAGATCACCTTGGCGGCCTGCGATGTTTCCGACCGCGCCGAGCTGTCGTCGGTGATCCGGAGTATCCCGTCGCGCCATCCACTCGGCGCCGTCGTTCATGCCGCGGGAATTTTGGACGACTGTCTGTTCACCGACCTGACTCCCGATCGGCTCCAGGCGGTGTTGTCGCCCAAGGCATTCGGCGCTCGACATCTTCATGAGCTCACGGCGGAGATGAACCTGCGCGCATTCGTGATGTTCTCATCGATCGCCAATGTGGTCGGCACGGCCGGGCAGGCGTCCTACGCGGCGGCGAACGCCTTCCTCGATGCGCTGGCCCACCACCGGCACAGCATCGGTCTGCCCGCGACATCCATCGCGTGGGGATTGTGGCGACAATCCAGTGCCCTCACCTCACACCTCGACGACACCGATCGGGCGCGACTGGCCCGGCACGGTATCGCTCCGCTCGACACCGCCGACGCTCTGGCCATCTTCGACATGGCCCTGGAGCTGGACGAGCCGCTGCTCGCCGCCACGGCGCCGGCGCCCGCCGACCCCGCCACACCGTTCGCCGCGGTGCTGGGCGAACTGCCGCGGCAACGCACGCCCGCACCGGCCGGCAACGGGTCCGGTCCCGGCCCGCAAGACCTCCCGCGACCGGAACTGCGGGGGCTGTCACCCAGCGAGCGCGTCAAAGCGCTGACCGCCTTGATTCGCACTCATGCCGCTCTCGTGCTGGGGCACCGAGATCCCGACGCCCTCGCGACGGACCGGACGTTCCGAGATGCCGGGTTCGACTCGCTGTCCAATGTGGAGCTGCGCACCCGCCTCAGCAGCGCGACCGGCGTCCGGCTCACGGTCGCGGGCATTCTCGATCACCCCACGCCGACTCGACTCGCCGTCTACATCAACGAGGTTCTCGACCATGCCAACAGGTGA
- a CDS encoding cupin-like domain-containing protein: MGQLPAATAPLREYIARREPGFFPKLAAGWPAVRRWDFDFLGKLRPELPIELVRGDRESAATHFTRSTLGAYMQHLAQGDSGEVPLYLKEFNLLRRFPHLDADISPRKRLFPRRVVAPPPGVWVGPAGARTGAHYDLLGNIAILIRGEKRFRIAPPGFVEGAGALSAKYDPWARLSAVPLSDIAAASNYAESLYEVDLAAGDALYVPDHWWHEVHNRSASILLSGFFGTYRHVTLCAIRVAARQLSHLAHLDRATACTCHESTG; the protein is encoded by the coding sequence ATGGGGCAGCTACCAGCCGCGACGGCGCCATTGCGCGAATATATCGCCAGACGCGAGCCGGGCTTTTTCCCGAAGCTCGCCGCGGGCTGGCCGGCCGTGCGGCGCTGGGATTTCGACTTCCTGGGAAAACTGCGGCCGGAGTTGCCCATCGAGTTGGTTCGAGGGGATCGCGAGAGCGCCGCGACACATTTCACCCGGTCGACGCTGGGCGCGTACATGCAGCACCTCGCGCAGGGCGATTCCGGCGAAGTGCCCTTGTATCTCAAAGAATTCAACCTCCTGCGCAGATTCCCACACCTCGACGCCGACATATCCCCGCGAAAGCGGCTCTTCCCGCGTCGGGTGGTCGCCCCGCCTCCGGGCGTCTGGGTGGGTCCCGCGGGGGCGCGCACCGGCGCGCACTACGACCTGCTCGGAAATATCGCCATACTGATCCGCGGCGAAAAACGGTTCCGCATAGCGCCTCCCGGTTTCGTCGAAGGGGCCGGTGCGCTATCAGCGAAATACGATCCGTGGGCGCGCCTGTCGGCCGTCCCGCTTTCGGATATAGCCGCCGCATCGAATTACGCAGAAAGCCTGTACGAAGTCGATCTGGCGGCCGGCGACGCATTGTACGTGCCCGATCACTGGTGGCACGAAGTGCACAATCGCTCGGCCAGCATCCTGTTGAGCGGCTTCTTCGGCACCTACCGACACGTCACGCTGTGCGCGATCCGGGTGGCAGCACGCCAGCTTTCGCATCTCGCGCATCTCGACCGCGCAACCGCGTGTACCTGCCATGAATCCACCGGCTGA
- a CDS encoding acyl carrier protein, with product MKEFVLDDLSRLYRACEGADLELTEKTLDEPFEDLGLDSLGTIELAERIQREWHVPIPTLLPNETVEILRTPRLALEYVNKLLAAPNGKQ from the coding sequence ATGAAAGAGTTCGTTCTCGATGACTTGAGTCGACTGTATCGGGCGTGCGAGGGAGCCGATCTGGAGCTCACCGAGAAAACACTCGATGAGCCCTTCGAGGACCTCGGGCTGGACTCGCTGGGCACGATCGAATTGGCCGAACGCATCCAGCGCGAATGGCATGTCCCGATACCGACGCTGTTACCGAACGAGACCGTGGAGATCCTCCGGACGCCGCGCCTCGCGCTCGAGTACGTCAACAAGCTCCTGGCCGCACCGAACGGGAAGCAATAG
- a CDS encoding ester cyclase: MTRPVDDLIETLYRGLSGDVALLDDVMAPEWGDASSGPASGRAGIERLVAAVNHAFSQFTIVVQTVVDGRGEDGNGMVAVRGEMRGVHEGEWLGVPATGKAVRIRIHEFHEISDGLVIRSWGLEDWFGWLRQVGAVGSDGPGVYEGKPGIS, translated from the coding sequence GTGACCAGACCAGTCGACGACTTGATCGAGACGCTCTACCGCGGTTTGAGTGGCGACGTCGCCCTGCTGGACGACGTCATGGCGCCCGAATGGGGTGACGCATCCTCCGGGCCCGCGTCCGGACGTGCGGGGATCGAACGTCTCGTTGCCGCCGTCAATCACGCCTTCTCCCAATTCACGATCGTCGTGCAGACGGTCGTCGACGGACGTGGCGAGGACGGCAACGGGATGGTCGCGGTCCGCGGGGAGATGCGCGGTGTACACGAAGGCGAGTGGCTCGGCGTACCCGCGACCGGAAAGGCCGTCCGGATCCGGATCCATGAATTCCACGAGATCTCCGACGGGCTCGTGATCCGGTCCTGGGGCCTCGAAGACTGGTTCGGCTGGCTGCGCCAGGTCGGGGCCGTCGGCAGCGACGGCCCCGGGGTCTATGAAGGGAAACCCGGCATCTCATGA
- a CDS encoding cytochrome P450, with the protein MTELTREIPTAPGARPVVGHLLPFLKQPFAFLARLPEHGDVVRIRLGPKTAVVVCDPVLTREVLVDDRTFDKGGLFLEREREWLGESVATCTHSKHRHKRRLAQPAFRSQRVAGYAHTMTTRISEVVDGWQADQVLDVCPEMFTITSRVFGATMFSSTLPAGVLNQVISDLTATFDGTFQRTLLPDAVTRLPIPGTRRYNQANRRLRNTMNSIIADRRASGVDNGDLLSALLSVHDRESGLDGATDDDVTDAVVTFFVAGTETTSSALAWVLYLLARHPDIEARLHAELDSVLSGREPDYGDIERLELASRIATEALRLYPPAWFFTRTVTAAAGLGPYDLPAGSTVALSPYLIHRRADLYDDPDRFDPDRWLPDRATPPLGALLPFGGGARKCIGEAFGMTEVVLALAIIASRWQVRTIPGTHIRPPLSVSLVPGKLRLRLLDRRAGR; encoded by the coding sequence ATGACAGAGCTCACCCGCGAGATACCGACCGCGCCGGGCGCCAGGCCCGTGGTCGGCCATCTGCTGCCATTCCTCAAGCAGCCCTTCGCCTTTCTGGCTCGGCTGCCCGAACACGGCGACGTCGTGCGAATCCGGCTCGGCCCGAAGACCGCGGTCGTCGTGTGCGATCCCGTGCTGACCCGCGAGGTCCTGGTCGACGACCGGACCTTCGACAAGGGCGGTCTGTTCCTGGAACGTGAACGCGAGTGGCTGGGCGAAAGCGTCGCCACCTGTACGCACAGCAAACATCGGCACAAGCGACGCCTGGCCCAGCCCGCTTTTCGTTCCCAACGTGTCGCGGGCTACGCGCACACCATGACTACTCGGATATCCGAGGTCGTGGACGGCTGGCAAGCCGATCAAGTCCTCGACGTATGCCCCGAGATGTTCACCATCACCTCCAGGGTCTTCGGCGCCACCATGTTCTCCAGCACCCTCCCCGCCGGGGTACTGAACCAGGTGATCAGCGATCTCACCGCCACCTTCGACGGCACTTTCCAACGCACCCTGCTGCCCGACGCGGTCACCCGCCTGCCGATACCCGGCACGCGGCGGTACAACCAGGCCAATCGGCGGTTACGGAACACGATGAACAGCATCATCGCCGATCGCCGCGCGAGCGGCGTCGACAACGGGGATCTGCTCTCGGCGCTCCTGTCGGTCCACGACCGGGAGAGCGGCCTCGACGGCGCAACCGACGACGACGTCACCGATGCCGTCGTGACCTTCTTCGTCGCGGGCACGGAGACCACGTCCTCCGCGCTGGCGTGGGTGCTGTATTTGCTTGCGCGCCATCCCGATATCGAGGCGCGGTTGCATGCCGAGCTCGACAGCGTGCTGTCGGGACGGGAGCCCGATTACGGCGACATCGAGCGACTGGAACTGGCGAGCCGGATCGCCACCGAAGCCCTGCGCCTCTACCCTCCGGCGTGGTTCTTCACCCGCACGGTCACCGCCGCGGCCGGGCTCGGGCCCTATGATCTGCCGGCCGGCAGCACCGTCGCCCTGAGCCCGTACCTCATCCACCGTCGAGCCGACCTCTACGACGATCCCGACCGTTTCGACCCCGACCGGTGGCTGCCGGACCGCGCGACGCCACCTCTCGGAGCCCTGCTGCCCTTCGGTGGCGGAGCCAGGAAATGCATCGGCGAAGCCTTCGGGATGACCGAGGTCGTTCTGGCATTGGCGATCATCGCGAGTCGCTGGCAGGTGCGGACCATCCCCGGTACGCATATCCGTCCCCCACTGTCCGTCTCCTTGGTCCCGGGAAAACTGCGTCTGCGCCTGCTCGACCGCCGGGCCGGTCGGTGA
- a CDS encoding phytanoyl-CoA dioxygenase family protein — protein MFELTTAEQELLPSDDDVEFYQQHGWFTAPRLFTEDAIDDALAALDAYYRRERDYDALPGAIDELYDWSPGAVHQIRFNDYVALTNRRLGKFMLRPIVAAVAARLAQTSRIRLWQSSIVYKEPQRAEGDTTIGWHTDRAYWRTCTSTKMLTAWIALQDCDESMGPVIMLDGSHRWPDTEEIRAIRFGRTFFGADPAMLEDRLERSGMPLRRVPLLLRKGEVSFHNCLTVHGSGPNLSNRARIGATVDMQDHRNRYQRVYDPAGELYTAANDRMCRKLPNGDVDYTDPAICPVLWDE, from the coding sequence GTGTTCGAGTTGACAACTGCTGAACAAGAGTTGCTGCCGTCCGACGACGATGTCGAGTTCTATCAGCAGCATGGCTGGTTCACCGCACCGCGATTGTTCACCGAGGACGCGATCGACGATGCGCTGGCGGCGTTGGACGCCTATTACCGGCGTGAGCGAGATTACGACGCCCTGCCGGGCGCGATCGATGAACTCTACGATTGGTCCCCGGGCGCCGTTCACCAGATCCGATTCAACGATTATGTCGCACTGACGAATCGCCGCCTCGGCAAGTTCATGCTGCGGCCGATAGTCGCGGCCGTCGCCGCGCGGTTGGCACAAACCAGCCGGATCCGCTTGTGGCAGAGCAGTATCGTGTACAAGGAACCACAACGCGCCGAAGGCGATACCACGATCGGCTGGCACACCGACCGCGCCTATTGGCGTACCTGTACTTCGACGAAAATGTTGACCGCGTGGATCGCGCTGCAGGACTGCGACGAGTCCATGGGCCCGGTGATAATGCTGGATGGAAGCCACCGATGGCCGGATACCGAGGAAATACGCGCGATCAGATTCGGTCGAACCTTCTTCGGCGCCGATCCGGCGATGCTGGAGGATCGTCTGGAACGCAGCGGAATGCCGCTCCGGCGCGTCCCGCTATTGCTGCGCAAGGGCGAGGTCAGTTTTCACAACTGCCTGACGGTCCACGGCAGCGGCCCCAATCTGAGTAACCGGGCCAGGATCGGAGCGACGGTCGATATGCAGGATCACCGGAACCGCTACCAGCGGGTTTACGATCCCGCCGGAGAGCTGTACACCGCGGCCAACGATCGGATGTGCCGCAAATTACCGAACGGCGACGTCGACTACACCGACCCCGCGATTTGCCCCGTGCTCTGGGATGAATAG
- a CDS encoding phytanoyl-CoA dioxygenase family protein: MFELSSTEQKLLPSDDDVEFYQQHGWFVTPRLFSDEEVDAASAALAAHHNGKRDRKLPITLDEMDDWTEGSGHQIRFNDHVALTSDRLGRFMLQPIIGAIAARLARTSQIRLWLSSLIYKSPHTEVTLEWHADRVHWHTCTSTNLLTAWIALQDCEESMGPVVMIDGSHRWPDSEQIRAIRYNDTFFLGDDPAKAESMLEGTGMPIRRVPLLLRKGQVSFHSCMTIHGSGSNLSDLPRVGLIVHMQDRANRYQRVYDEAGNLQSHVNDRLCGRLANGDVDYSDPEICPVLWEDSCPAPGT; the protein is encoded by the coding sequence ATGTTCGAATTATCATCGACCGAACAGAAGTTGCTGCCATCCGACGACGATGTCGAGTTCTATCAGCAGCACGGCTGGTTCGTCACACCGCGATTGTTCAGCGACGAGGAAGTGGACGCGGCATCGGCCGCGTTGGCCGCTCATCACAATGGCAAGCGCGACCGGAAGCTGCCCATCACACTCGACGAGATGGACGATTGGACCGAAGGCTCGGGTCACCAGATCCGATTCAACGATCACGTCGCGCTGACCAGTGACCGTCTGGGACGCTTCATGCTGCAGCCGATAATCGGAGCCATTGCGGCGCGGCTGGCGCGGACGAGTCAGATCAGGCTCTGGTTGAGCAGCCTGATATACAAGTCGCCACACACGGAGGTGACGCTCGAATGGCACGCCGATCGTGTTCATTGGCATACCTGCACCTCCACGAACTTGCTGACCGCGTGGATCGCTCTGCAGGATTGCGAAGAGTCCATGGGTCCGGTGGTGATGATCGATGGGAGCCATCGCTGGCCGGATTCCGAGCAGATTCGTGCCATTCGCTATAACGACACATTCTTTCTCGGCGACGATCCGGCGAAGGCGGAGAGCATGCTCGAAGGCACCGGAATGCCGATTCGTCGGGTGCCGCTCCTGCTGCGCAAGGGGCAGGTGAGTTTTCACAGCTGCATGACGATTCACGGCAGCGGCTCGAATCTGAGCGACCTGCCCCGGGTGGGACTCATCGTGCATATGCAGGATCGCGCGAACCGCTACCAACGGGTTTACGACGAAGCGGGGAATTTGCAGTCGCATGTCAACGATCGGTTGTGTGGCCGACTGGCGAACGGAGACGTCGACTACAGCGATCCCGAGATCTGCCCCGTGCTCTGGGAGGATTCCTGTCCAGCGCCCGGAACGTAA